The Stappia sp. genome window below encodes:
- the sufB gene encoding Fe-S cluster assembly protein SufB: protein MPAVQETIDQVRSIDVDQYKYGFVTDIESEKAPKGLNEDIIRFISAKKNEPEWMLEWRLDAYRRWLTMTEPTWARVEYPKIDFNDIYYYAAPKTAEAPKSLDEVDPELLETYEKLGIPLREQEILAGVAPENRVAVDAVFDSVSVVTTFKEELKKAGVIFCSISEALQEYPELVKKYIGSVVPVTDNYYATLNSAVFTDGSFVYVPEGVRCPMELSTYFRINEQNTGQFERTLIIAEKGAYVSYLEGCTAPQRDENQLHAAVVELIAMDDAEIKYSTVQNWYPGDSEGKGGIYNFVTKRGDCRGDNSKISWTQVETGSAITWKYPSCILRGDNSRGEFYSIAVSNGRQQIDSGTKMLHLGKNTSSRIISKGIAAGKSENTYRGLVSAHRKASNARNFTQCDSLLIGDQCGAHTVPYIDSKNASAVFEHEATTSKISDDQMFYCQQRGLSDEEAVALIVNGFVKDVIQQLPMEFAVEAQKLISISLEGSVG from the coding sequence ATGCCTGCAGTCCAAGAGACGATCGACCAGGTCCGGTCGATCGACGTTGACCAATACAAGTACGGCTTCGTCACCGACATCGAGTCGGAGAAGGCGCCAAAGGGCCTCAACGAAGACATCATCCGCTTCATTTCGGCCAAGAAGAACGAGCCGGAGTGGATGCTGGAGTGGCGGCTCGACGCCTATCGGCGCTGGCTGACCATGACCGAGCCCACCTGGGCGCGGGTCGAGTACCCGAAGATCGACTTCAACGACATCTACTATTACGCCGCGCCGAAGACGGCCGAGGCGCCGAAGAGCCTCGACGAGGTCGATCCGGAGCTTCTGGAGACCTACGAGAAGCTCGGCATCCCGTTGCGCGAGCAGGAGATCCTGGCCGGCGTCGCGCCGGAAAACCGGGTCGCCGTCGATGCCGTCTTCGACAGCGTGTCCGTGGTCACCACCTTCAAGGAAGAGCTCAAGAAGGCCGGCGTCATCTTCTGCTCGATCTCCGAGGCGCTGCAGGAGTACCCGGAGCTGGTGAAGAAGTACATCGGCTCGGTCGTGCCGGTGACCGACAACTATTATGCGACGCTCAATTCCGCGGTCTTCACCGACGGGTCCTTCGTCTATGTGCCGGAGGGCGTGCGCTGCCCGATGGAGCTGTCGACCTATTTCCGCATCAACGAGCAGAACACGGGCCAGTTCGAGCGCACGCTGATCATCGCCGAGAAGGGCGCCTACGTCAGCTATCTGGAAGGCTGCACCGCGCCGCAGCGCGACGAGAACCAGCTGCACGCCGCCGTGGTCGAACTGATCGCCATGGACGACGCGGAGATCAAGTACTCCACGGTGCAGAACTGGTACCCGGGCGACAGCGAGGGCAAGGGCGGCATCTACAACTTCGTCACCAAGCGGGGCGACTGCCGGGGCGACAATTCCAAGATCTCCTGGACCCAGGTCGAGACCGGGTCGGCGATCACCTGGAAGTACCCGTCCTGCATCCTGCGCGGCGACAATTCGCGCGGCGAGTTCTATTCGATCGCGGTGTCGAACGGCCGTCAGCAGATCGACAGCGGCACCAAGATGCTGCACCTGGGCAAGAACACGTCCAGCCGCATCATCTCCAAGGGCATTGCCGCCGGCAAGTCGGAGAACACCTATCGCGGGCTGGTGTCGGCGCACCGCAAGGCGTCGAACGCGCGCAACTTCACGCAGTGCGACAGCCTGCTGATCGGCGACCAGTGCGGCGCCCATACGGTGCCCTACATCGACAGCAAGAACGCTTCGGCGGTGTTCGAGCACGAGGCGACGACCTCGAAGATCTCGGACGACCAGATGTTCTACTGCCAGCAGCGCGGCCTGTCGGACGAGGAGGCCGTGGCGCTGATCGTCAACGGCTTCGTCAAGGACGTCATCCAGCAACTGCCGATGGAGTTCGCCGTCGAGGCGCAGAAGCTGATTTCCATTTCGCTGGAAGGCTCGGTCGGCTGA
- a CDS encoding YqaA family protein — MTLPALFFGAFFAATLLPFSSEVMLLAALAAGEVPAGVLVATAAVGNTLGSLVNWVLGRYLYHWRERRWFPFRAAQIEAAARRFNAYGRWSLLFAFLPVIGDPLTLVAGLLRVPFWPFLLLVATGKTARYAAIAFLAQPGAV, encoded by the coding sequence GTGACCCTGCCAGCGTTGTTCTTCGGGGCGTTTTTCGCCGCGACGCTTCTGCCCTTTTCCTCGGAAGTGATGCTTCTGGCGGCCCTTGCCGCGGGCGAGGTCCCGGCCGGCGTTCTCGTCGCCACGGCGGCCGTCGGCAACACGCTGGGCTCGCTCGTGAACTGGGTGCTCGGCCGATATCTCTACCACTGGCGCGAGCGGCGCTGGTTTCCCTTTCGCGCCGCGCAGATCGAGGCCGCCGCGCGCCGCTTCAACGCCTACGGACGCTGGTCGCTGCTCTTCGCGTTCCTGCCGGTGATCGGAGACCCGCTGACGCTGGTCGCCGGCCTGCTGCGCGTGCCCTTCTGGCCGTTCCTGCTGCTCGTCGCCACCGGCAAGACCGCGCGCTACGCCGCGATTGCGTTTCTTGCGCAACCCGGAGCGGTGTAA
- the sufA gene encoding Fe-S cluster assembly scaffold SufA, translating to MASRFQVLTLTDAAAARVREIVENADKPALGLRVGIKKGGCAGMEYDMSLVEEASPGDDVIEDKGVRIYVDPSAALFLLGTEMDHEVTKFRSGFLFKNPNEVSACGCGESVSLKPAAAQESGAPGAV from the coding sequence ATGGCTTCCAGATTTCAGGTGCTGACACTGACGGACGCCGCGGCCGCGCGCGTGCGCGAAATCGTCGAGAATGCCGACAAGCCGGCCCTCGGCCTTCGGGTCGGGATCAAGAAGGGCGGTTGTGCCGGCATGGAATACGACATGAGCCTCGTGGAAGAGGCGTCGCCCGGCGACGACGTCATCGAGGACAAGGGCGTGCGCATCTATGTCGATCCCTCGGCCGCGCTGTTCCTGCTCGGGACGGAGATGGATCACGAGGTGACCAAGTTCCGCTCGGGCTTCCTGTTCAAGAACCCGAACGAAGTGTCGGCCTGCGGCTGCGGCGAATCGGTTTCGCTCAAGCCGGCGGCGGCGCAAGAGAGCGGGGCACCCGGAGCGGTCTGA
- a CDS encoding SUF system Fe-S cluster assembly protein codes for MSEQIATPETQAEIATANASAIPADELQRLADDIIGALKTVYDPEIPCDIYELGLIYKVDIEDDRSVAIDMTLTAPGCPVAGEMPGWVEDAVSAVAGVGPVNVTMVFDPPWTPDRMSEEAKVALNWY; via the coding sequence ATGAGTGAACAGATCGCAACGCCGGAAACCCAGGCCGAAATCGCCACCGCAAACGCCAGTGCGATTCCGGCCGACGAGTTGCAGCGGCTCGCCGACGACATCATCGGGGCGCTGAAGACCGTGTACGATCCGGAAATCCCCTGCGATATCTATGAGCTGGGCCTGATCTACAAGGTCGATATCGAGGACGACCGCTCGGTCGCCATCGACATGACGCTGACCGCGCCGGGCTGCCCGGTGGCGGGCGAAATGCCGGGGTGGGTCGAGGATGCGGTGAGCGCCGTGGCGGGCGTGGGGCCGGTCAATGTGACCATGGTCTTCGATCCGCCGTGGACGCCGGACCGCATGTCGGAAGAGGCGAAGGTCGCGCTTAACTGGTATTGA
- the sufD gene encoding Fe-S cluster assembly protein SufD: protein MNMEPRKMETRAESELAEAFAEVRDALPGGAEVAARRAAAFEAFKGAGLPHRRVEEWKYTDLRARLKSVPAFSPKLDDAAAKALLARLGEDYAEVARHRLVIVDGHFHTDLSDVAALAKEGVTVRPLAEALEAEGVALFDLPEVARNDAATGLNAIFCADGLDLVIAAGANVSQPIEIVHVSETETATSSAERVIIRAGEGAEAVILETFIGGAEGTFSNTLTDIRAAKSAGLTVARLQAEASGTTHVGSAVVTLAEESAVKLIGAGIGSGFARHQAFVAFTGENARADLLGITMVREGQHVDQTLVVDHAVPHCDSRELFKTVVDDNAKGVFQGKIIVRPHAQKTDGQMMTQSLLLSETAEMSLKPELEIFADDVQCAHGATSGQIDEDLLFYLRARGIPEKEARTLLVLAFLSEAVEEIGDETVIAAFESRIRSWLHTEE from the coding sequence ATGAACATGGAACCACGCAAGATGGAAACGCGCGCCGAGAGCGAACTGGCCGAGGCCTTCGCCGAGGTGCGTGACGCGCTCCCCGGCGGCGCCGAGGTGGCGGCGCGCCGCGCGGCCGCCTTCGAGGCGTTCAAGGGCGCCGGCCTGCCGCATCGCCGGGTCGAGGAGTGGAAATACACCGACCTGCGGGCGCGGCTGAAGAGCGTGCCGGCGTTCTCGCCCAAGCTGGACGACGCGGCGGCGAAGGCGCTGCTGGCCCGGCTCGGCGAGGATTACGCCGAGGTCGCGCGACACCGGCTGGTGATCGTCGACGGGCATTTCCATACCGATCTCTCCGATGTCGCGGCGTTGGCCAAGGAGGGCGTCACCGTGCGCCCGCTCGCCGAAGCGCTGGAGGCGGAGGGCGTCGCCCTGTTCGACCTGCCGGAAGTGGCGCGCAATGACGCCGCGACGGGCCTCAACGCGATCTTCTGCGCCGACGGGCTCGATCTGGTGATCGCGGCGGGCGCAAACGTGTCGCAGCCGATCGAGATCGTGCATGTGTCGGAGACGGAAACGGCGACGAGTTCCGCCGAACGCGTCATCATCCGCGCCGGCGAGGGCGCCGAGGCGGTGATCCTGGAGACCTTCATCGGCGGCGCCGAGGGGACCTTCTCCAACACGCTCACCGACATCCGTGCCGCCAAGTCGGCCGGCCTCACGGTGGCGCGGTTGCAGGCGGAAGCCTCCGGCACGACCCATGTCGGCTCCGCCGTCGTGACGCTCGCCGAGGAAAGCGCGGTGAAGCTGATCGGGGCTGGCATCGGCTCCGGCTTCGCGCGGCATCAGGCGTTCGTCGCCTTCACCGGCGAGAACGCGCGCGCCGACCTGCTCGGCATCACCATGGTGCGCGAGGGCCAGCACGTCGACCAGACGCTGGTGGTCGATCACGCCGTGCCGCATTGCGACAGCCGCGAGCTGTTCAAGACGGTGGTCGACGACAACGCCAAGGGCGTCTTCCAGGGCAAGATCATCGTGCGTCCGCATGCGCAGAAGACCGACGGTCAGATGATGACCCAGTCGCTTCTTCTGTCCGAGACGGCGGAAATGTCGCTGAAGCCGGAGCTGGAAATCTTCGCCGATGACGTGCAGTGTGCGCATGGCGCAACCAGCGGCCAGATCGACGAGGATCTGCTGTTTTACCTGCGCGCCCGCGGCATTCCCGAGAAAGAGGCGCGGACGCTGCTCGTTCTGGCGTTCCTGTCCGAGGCGGTCGAGGAGATCGGCGACGAGACCGTGATCGCGGCCTTCGAAAGCCGGATCCGGAGCTGGCTCCACACCGAGGAGTGA
- a CDS encoding diguanylate cyclase codes for MAQEDDHKRTIVYGETALKYIRKNVLPAYPRFYELWYTYAAGFNHSLNRAINDIAGKAGHITTEQLQQIYNSFLSPTKLGDRIDEVGERISDEIADMVDILGQSVDSVSEYGASLEGAQEQLEDLDDPVKLKKLVGHMLKATKNTSASNKALQTQLMDSRRQIEELQESLEAIRYESLTDELTTLSNRKHFDHTIDRMVGDASETGEPLSLLLTDIDHFKKFNDTYGHQTGDQVLRLVALAVKQNVKGHDIACRYGGEEFAVLLPHTSLRQAVTVAEHIRRAVLSKELVKRSTGENLGRITISIGVSSFTKDDTTQSMIARADAALYAAKAAGRNLVRCETDPDVQNDSRVA; via the coding sequence ATGGCTCAGGAAGACGATCACAAGCGGACCATCGTCTACGGCGAAACCGCACTCAAGTATATTCGCAAGAACGTTTTGCCGGCTTATCCGCGCTTCTATGAACTTTGGTACACTTACGCGGCTGGATTCAATCACTCGCTGAATCGCGCGATCAACGATATCGCCGGCAAGGCCGGTCACATCACCACCGAACAGCTCCAGCAGATCTACAACAGCTTCCTCTCGCCGACGAAGCTGGGCGACCGGATCGACGAGGTTGGCGAACGCATCTCGGACGAGATCGCCGACATGGTCGACATTCTGGGCCAGAGCGTCGACAGCGTTTCGGAGTATGGCGCCTCGCTCGAAGGCGCGCAGGAGCAGCTCGAGGATCTCGACGACCCGGTGAAGCTGAAGAAGCTCGTCGGGCATATGCTCAAGGCCACGAAGAACACCTCCGCCTCAAACAAGGCGCTGCAGACCCAACTGATGGACTCACGCCGCCAGATCGAGGAACTGCAGGAGAGCCTGGAGGCGATCCGCTACGAATCGCTCACCGACGAGCTGACCACGCTCAGCAATCGCAAGCACTTCGACCACACGATCGACCGGATGGTGGGCGATGCGTCCGAGACCGGCGAACCCCTGTCGCTGCTGCTGACCGACATCGACCATTTCAAGAAGTTCAACGACACCTACGGCCACCAGACCGGCGATCAGGTGCTGCGCCTCGTCGCGCTTGCCGTGAAGCAGAACGTGAAGGGCCACGACATCGCCTGCCGCTACGGCGGCGAGGAGTTCGCGGTGCTCCTGCCCCATACCTCGCTGCGCCAGGCGGTGACGGTCGCCGAACACATCCGCCGCGCCGTTCTGTCGAAGGAACTGGTGAAGCGCTCCACGGGCGAGAACCTCGGGCGCATCACGATCTCCATCGGCGTGTCCTCCTTCACCAAGGACGACACGACCCAGTCGATGATCGCGCGCGCCGACGCCGCGCTCTATGCCGCCAAGGCGGCCGGCCGCAATCTGGTGCGCTGCGAGACCGACCCCGACGTCCAGAACGATTCCCGCGTCGCCTGA
- a CDS encoding cysteine desulfurase, whose translation MSATAADTAAPYDVDAVRRDFPILAREVHGKPLVYLDNGASAQKPQAMIDAVTKAYSHEYANVHRGLHYLSNTATENFEAARETVRRFLNAPSVDEVIFTRSTTEAINLVAHSYAMDRVGEGDEIVLSIMEHHSNIVPWHFLRERKGAALKWVYIREDGSFDLEAFERALSPRTKLVAITHMSNVLGTVVPIKQVCEIAHARGIPVLVDGSQSAVHMPVDVQDLGCDFYCFTGHKVYGPSGIGVLWGKAELLEQMTPFNGGGEMILDVTEDGVTYNHPPHRFEAGTPPIVQAIGLAASLDYMDAIGRDRIAAHEATLRDYAHRQLKQLNSVRIIGEAEGKGAIISFEMAGIHAHDVSMVIDREGVAVRAGTHCAQPLLARYGVTSTCRASFGLYNTTDEIDRLVAALQKAQDFFA comes from the coding sequence ATGAGCGCGACGGCCGCCGACACGGCGGCCCCCTATGACGTCGACGCCGTGCGCCGGGATTTTCCGATTCTGGCGCGCGAGGTCCACGGCAAGCCGCTCGTCTATCTCGACAATGGCGCGTCGGCGCAAAAGCCGCAGGCCATGATCGACGCGGTCACGAAGGCCTATTCGCACGAATATGCCAATGTGCACCGGGGATTGCACTATCTGTCGAACACGGCGACGGAGAACTTCGAGGCGGCGCGCGAGACCGTGCGCCGGTTCCTCAACGCGCCGTCGGTGGACGAGGTGATCTTCACCCGCTCCACGACGGAGGCGATCAACCTCGTCGCGCACAGCTACGCGATGGACCGGGTCGGAGAGGGCGACGAGATCGTGCTCTCGATCATGGAGCACCATTCCAACATCGTGCCCTGGCATTTCCTGCGGGAACGCAAGGGCGCGGCGCTGAAATGGGTCTATATCCGCGAGGACGGGTCCTTCGACCTCGAGGCCTTCGAGCGGGCCCTGTCGCCGCGCACGAAGCTCGTGGCCATCACCCATATGTCGAACGTGCTGGGCACGGTGGTGCCGATCAAGCAGGTCTGCGAGATCGCCCATGCCCGCGGCATTCCGGTGCTGGTCGACGGCAGCCAGTCGGCGGTGCACATGCCCGTCGACGTGCAGGACCTTGGCTGCGACTTCTACTGCTTCACCGGACACAAGGTCTATGGCCCGTCCGGCATCGGGGTCCTGTGGGGCAAGGCGGAACTGCTGGAGCAGATGACGCCGTTCAACGGCGGCGGCGAGATGATCCTCGACGTGACCGAGGACGGGGTGACCTACAATCATCCGCCGCATCGCTTCGAGGCGGGCACGCCGCCGATCGTCCAGGCGATCGGGCTCGCGGCATCGCTCGACTACATGGACGCCATCGGGCGCGACCGGATCGCCGCGCATGAAGCGACCCTGCGCGACTATGCCCACCGCCAGCTCAAGCAGCTCAACTCGGTGCGGATCATCGGCGAGGCCGAGGGCAAGGGCGCCATCATATCCTTCGAGATGGCCGGCATTCATGCGCATGACGTGTCGATGGTGATCGACCGCGAGGGCGTTGCCGTGCGGGCCGGAACCCATTGCGCGCAGCCTCTGCTCGCCCGCTATGGTGTCACCTCCACCTGTCGGGCAAGCTTCGGGCTTTACAACACCACGGACGAGATCGACCGTCTCGTCGCGGCCTTGCAAAAGGCGCAGGACTTTTTCGCGTGA
- a CDS encoding DEAD/DEAH box helicase, which yields MSFSSLGLSEKVLAAVEAAGYTDPTAIQAAAIPHVLERRDVLGLAQTGTGKTASFTLPMLTLLEKGRARARMPRTLILEPTRELAAQVEENFNKYGVNHKLNVALLIGGTSFGDQDRKLDRGVDVLIATPGRLLDHTERGKLLLQGVEILVIDEADRMLDMGFIPDIERICKLIPFTRQTLFFSATMPPEIQRLVDTFLHNPARVEVARTSSTADTVTQSVIGSGSKDFDKRAVLRGLVDDAVDLTNAIIFCNRKRDVQTVFRSLQRHEYSVGALHGDMDQRSRMATLDQFRKGELSLLVASDVAARGLDIPAVSHVFNYDLPTHSEDYVHRIGRTGRAGRSGTAISIVTAEDQKYLQGIEKLIERDLPWIGEPIDFEAAAAERKANRRGGGRGKAASEASSDKPSRTRSKSSGRSGGGDKAPSEEPQGASASETPAAEKTPPREARRNMPKRKDDEGRSRPSGSKRRRGQDRDDEPVIGLGDHVPAFLLRDTRPKKAS from the coding sequence ATGTCCTTTTCCTCACTTGGACTGAGCGAGAAAGTCCTCGCCGCCGTCGAGGCGGCCGGCTACACCGACCCGACAGCCATTCAGGCCGCCGCCATCCCGCATGTGCTCGAGCGGCGAGACGTTCTCGGCCTCGCCCAGACCGGCACCGGCAAGACGGCCTCCTTCACGCTGCCGATGCTGACGCTGCTCGAAAAGGGCCGCGCGCGGGCGCGCATGCCGCGCACCCTCATCCTCGAGCCGACGCGCGAACTCGCGGCGCAGGTCGAGGAGAACTTCAACAAGTACGGCGTCAATCACAAGCTGAACGTGGCGCTGCTGATCGGCGGCACCTCCTTCGGCGACCAGGATCGCAAGCTCGACCGCGGCGTCGACGTGCTGATCGCAACGCCCGGCCGCCTGCTGGATCACACCGAGCGCGGCAAGCTGCTGCTGCAGGGCGTCGAGATCCTCGTCATCGACGAGGCCGACCGCATGCTCGACATGGGGTTCATCCCCGACATCGAGCGCATCTGCAAGCTGATCCCCTTCACGCGCCAGACGTTGTTCTTCTCGGCCACCATGCCGCCGGAGATCCAGCGTCTCGTCGACACCTTCCTGCACAATCCGGCACGCGTCGAGGTGGCACGCACGTCTTCCACCGCCGATACGGTGACGCAGAGCGTGATCGGGTCGGGAAGCAAGGACTTCGACAAGCGTGCGGTGCTGCGCGGGCTCGTCGACGACGCCGTCGACCTGACGAACGCGATCATCTTCTGCAACCGCAAGCGCGACGTGCAGACCGTGTTCCGCTCCCTGCAGCGCCACGAGTATTCCGTCGGCGCACTGCATGGCGACATGGACCAGCGCTCGCGCATGGCGACGCTCGACCAGTTCCGCAAGGGCGAACTCAGCCTCCTCGTCGCAAGTGACGTGGCGGCCCGCGGTCTCGACATTCCCGCGGTGAGCCATGTGTTCAACTACGACCTGCCCACTCATTCGGAGGATTACGTCCACCGGATCGGCCGCACGGGTCGCGCCGGACGCAGCGGCACGGCGATCTCCATCGTCACGGCCGAGGATCAGAAGTATCTGCAAGGCATCGAGAAACTGATCGAACGCGACCTCCCCTGGATCGGCGAGCCGATCGACTTCGAGGCGGCGGCAGCGGAACGCAAGGCCAACCGGCGCGGCGGCGGCCGGGGCAAGGCGGCCTCGGAAGCCTCCTCCGACAAGCCCTCCCGCACGCGGTCGAAGTCCTCCGGCCGGTCTGGCGGCGGCGACAAGGCGCCCTCGGAAGAGCCGCAAGGCGCCAGTGCCAGCGAAACCCCTGCTGCGGAAAAGACCCCGCCGAGGGAGGCGCGCCGCAACATGCCCAAGCGCAAGGACGACGAGGGCCGCTCGCGCCCCTCGGGCTCCAAGCGGCGTCGCGGTCAGGACAGGGACGACGAGCCTGTGATCGGCCTCGGGGATCATGTGCCCGCCTTTCTCCTGCGAGACACGCGGCCCAAAAAGGCAAGCTGA
- a CDS encoding sulfotransferase family 2 domain-containing protein: MHDHHFLVIPEVGLAYGRCPNAANEGIRRALLNLTRQYPAGLDTPDHATAPEPRYATGTLTTWADGLVLLSARQLTRRHPDAIVFAAVRDPVARLAACYIHDLDRGQAIPPSGVYLGFQPGMSFTAFAARVCSIPDERSSNAYRSQASILTHKGRMLPDHVVRHENRIEDWARLRTRVERCCGVDIGPLAPPRDAEEREIAEVVATLDPALVGALRHRYRRDFALFYGGMPIT, from the coding sequence ATGCACGATCACCATTTTCTGGTGATCCCGGAAGTCGGCCTGGCCTATGGCCGCTGCCCGAACGCCGCCAACGAAGGGATCCGCCGGGCTCTGCTGAACCTCACCCGGCAGTATCCGGCCGGCCTCGACACCCCGGACCACGCCACCGCGCCGGAGCCGCGATACGCAACCGGAACGCTGACCACCTGGGCCGACGGGCTCGTGCTCCTGTCCGCCCGCCAGCTGACCCGCCGACATCCCGACGCCATCGTGTTCGCCGCGGTGCGCGATCCCGTGGCCCGTCTCGCCGCGTGCTACATCCACGATCTCGACCGGGGCCAGGCCATCCCGCCCTCGGGCGTCTATCTCGGTTTTCAGCCAGGCATGAGCTTCACCGCCTTCGCCGCCCGCGTGTGCAGCATTCCCGACGAGCGCAGTTCCAACGCCTATCGCAGCCAGGCAAGCATCCTGACCCACAAGGGGCGGATGCTGCCGGATCACGTGGTGCGCCACGAAAACCGGATCGAGGACTGGGCCCGACTGCGCACGCGCGTGGAGCGGTGTTGCGGCGTCGATATCGGGCCGCTCGCCCCACCCCGGGACGCGGAGGAGCGGGAGATCGCGGAGGTGGTCGCGACGCTCGACCCGGCGCTGGTCGGTGCGCTGCGTCACCGCTATCGTCGGGATTTCGCGCTGTTCTACGGTGGCATGCCGATCACGTGA
- the sufC gene encoding Fe-S cluster assembly ATPase SufC yields MLEIKNLHARIAEDGTEILRGVDLTINKGEVHAIMGPNGSGKSTLSYILAGKEDYEVTEGDILYNGESILEMAPDERAAAGVFLAFQYPIEIPGVATMTFLKAALNAQRKARGEAELATPDFMKRVKEKAAELNVTMDMLKRPLNVGFSGGEKKRAEILQMSLLEPALCVLDETDSGLDIDALRVVADGVNRLRAPDRSFLVITHYQRLLDHIVPDVVHVLSRGRIVKTGDKDLALELERNGYADYVDAAA; encoded by the coding sequence ATGCTTGAGATCAAGAACCTTCATGCCCGCATCGCCGAGGACGGCACCGAGATCCTGCGCGGCGTCGATCTGACCATCAACAAGGGCGAGGTGCATGCCATCATGGGGCCGAACGGCTCCGGCAAGTCGACGCTCTCCTACATTCTCGCGGGCAAGGAAGACTACGAGGTCACCGAGGGCGACATTCTCTACAACGGCGAGAGCATTCTGGAGATGGCGCCGGACGAGCGCGCCGCCGCCGGCGTGTTCCTCGCCTTCCAGTACCCGATCGAGATCCCGGGCGTGGCGACCATGACCTTCCTCAAGGCCGCGCTCAACGCGCAGCGCAAGGCGCGCGGCGAGGCGGAGCTTGCGACGCCCGACTTCATGAAGCGGGTCAAGGAAAAGGCGGCCGAGCTCAATGTCACCATGGACATGCTCAAGCGCCCGCTCAACGTCGGCTTCTCGGGCGGCGAAAAGAAGCGTGCCGAGATCCTGCAGATGTCGCTGCTGGAGCCGGCGCTCTGCGTGCTCGACGAGACCGATTCCGGCCTCGACATCGACGCGCTGCGCGTGGTCGCCGATGGTGTGAACCGCCTGCGCGCGCCGGATCGCTCCTTCCTGGTGATCACCCACTACCAGCGCCTGCTCGATCACATCGTGCCGGATGTGGTGCATGTCCTGTCGCGTGGCCGCATCGTCAAGACCGGCGACAAGGATCTCGCGCTGGAGCTGGAGAGGAATGGCTACGCCGATTACGTCGACGCGGCCGCGTGA